A genomic segment from Desulfomicrobium macestii encodes:
- the csx2 gene encoding TIGR02221 family CRISPR-associated protein has protein sequence MSKVFISFLGTGSNPDDSTKIGYDEVSYSIGDKTLPSTHFAQRAILEYHHPASFDRIHIFMTEQSRIKHWTPLRDQLLSLGAKEDALRDNASLTTRMDSEDQWQWFEILLDAIQDDDDVIMDFTHGFRSVPIVFSSAIGFLQKARKFRLLHAYYGYVEKENKTKTVVKAEIVDMAGFYRINDWADAVARLTETADASKLAMLAEEEKGSSFEALNDQKLIEALQSLTDLIKNIDVNRVGTIADAALGIIEKKIGESSGANLCLLEMVRDKFGELACQQPPSGRYDEAYFRTQLILAEMLLKHHLPMQAFTVMRECVASIGMLGVQEKYTKKCMLTKEGRGYRRRFGEVFASMSQYPKADWKFEKPEEALRFTPLVINDYKHLKPFWEQLEELGIAEILQGFFGDMAKLRNGFDHAWIIKNGVPANVIESGKQYLEALKTIFEKLREAGLLPLPRQ, from the coding sequence ATGAGCAAAGTTTTCATCAGTTTCCTTGGGACAGGATCCAACCCGGACGATAGCACGAAAATCGGATACGATGAAGTCAGCTACTCCATTGGGGACAAGACGCTGCCCTCAACCCACTTTGCCCAGAGGGCCATCCTCGAGTACCATCACCCGGCAAGCTTTGACCGGATTCACATATTCATGACGGAACAATCCAGGATAAAGCACTGGACACCCCTCCGGGATCAACTGCTCTCGCTGGGCGCGAAAGAAGACGCCCTTCGCGACAATGCCTCGCTCACCACACGGATGGATTCTGAAGACCAATGGCAGTGGTTTGAAATCCTTCTCGACGCCATCCAAGACGACGATGACGTCATCATGGATTTCACTCACGGATTCCGATCGGTCCCGATCGTTTTCTCATCGGCCATCGGCTTCCTGCAGAAGGCGCGCAAATTCAGGCTGCTGCACGCCTACTACGGCTATGTGGAGAAAGAAAACAAAACCAAAACGGTCGTAAAGGCAGAAATCGTCGACATGGCAGGCTTCTACCGCATCAATGACTGGGCCGATGCCGTAGCCAGACTGACCGAGACCGCCGACGCTTCAAAACTCGCCATGCTGGCGGAAGAAGAAAAAGGCAGCAGTTTCGAGGCCCTCAACGACCAGAAGCTTATTGAAGCCCTCCAAAGCCTGACCGACCTCATCAAGAATATTGACGTCAACCGGGTCGGCACAATTGCCGACGCTGCGCTTGGCATCATTGAAAAAAAGATTGGCGAAAGCTCCGGGGCAAACCTTTGCCTGCTTGAGATGGTCAGGGACAAGTTCGGTGAACTTGCATGCCAACAACCGCCCTCTGGCCGGTACGACGAGGCCTATTTCCGCACCCAACTAATCTTGGCCGAGATGCTGCTCAAGCACCACCTGCCAATGCAGGCCTTCACGGTGATGCGAGAGTGCGTGGCGTCAATAGGAATGCTTGGGGTACAGGAAAAATACACAAAGAAATGCATGCTCACCAAAGAAGGTAGGGGTTACCGCAGGAGATTCGGGGAAGTGTTTGCTTCCATGAGCCAGTATCCCAAGGCTGACTGGAAGTTCGAGAAACCTGAGGAAGCGTTGCGGTTCACCCCGCTCGTAATCAACGACTACAAACATCTGAAACCATTCTGGGAACAACTCGAGGAGCTTGGCATCGCAGAGATTCTCCAGGGATTTTTTGGAGATATGGCGAAACTACGCAATGGTTTCGATCATGCCTGGATCATCAAGAACGGAGTTCCGGCAAACGTAATCGAGTCGGGCAAGCAGTATCTGGAAGCACTGAAAACGATCTTCGAAAAACTCCGCGAAGCAGGCCTGCTGCCTTTGCCTCGGCAGTGA
- a CDS encoding DUF1848 domain-containing protein, whose product MKAAPWEKVTLSLPQAREVQAVAPVIISASRSTDLPAFHSEWFMNRLRAGHAAWRNPFNQAVQYVSFMRTRVVVFWTKNPAPLLPHLQEIEDMGINYYFQFTINDYETQGWEPNVPRLESRIETMARLSARIGRDRIIWRFDPLLLSDTVTEDVLAKKVQRVGNLAHPYTSKLVFSFADIAAYRKVRTNLASAGINYSEFDTAGMMRMAQRIAEMNHGWGLDLATCAEAENFEKLGIMHNRCIDGELMLRLFPSDSELRRFLNPRQRPLMLGMSDLDSKWQDKIKDAGQRKECGCIVSKDIGAYNTCAHLCTYCYANTSERVVMKNLARRAADEACIVSA is encoded by the coding sequence ATGAAAGCAGCCCCTTGGGAAAAAGTCACCCTTTCCCTGCCCCAGGCCCGCGAAGTCCAGGCAGTAGCGCCTGTTATCATCTCGGCCAGCAGATCGACCGACCTTCCCGCCTTTCATTCCGAATGGTTCATGAACCGTCTGCGAGCTGGTCATGCGGCATGGCGCAACCCTTTCAATCAGGCTGTGCAGTACGTTTCGTTCATGCGTACGCGTGTGGTCGTTTTCTGGACCAAAAACCCCGCCCCGCTGCTCCCACACCTGCAGGAAATCGAGGACATGGGCATCAACTACTATTTCCAGTTCACAATCAACGACTACGAAACCCAAGGATGGGAACCGAATGTGCCCCGACTGGAAAGCCGTATCGAGACAATGGCCAGACTGTCCGCTCGAATCGGGCGGGACCGGATTATATGGCGCTTCGATCCTTTGCTGCTGTCAGATACCGTGACGGAAGATGTTCTGGCCAAAAAAGTTCAACGGGTTGGGAATCTTGCGCATCCGTACACGTCAAAACTGGTCTTCAGTTTTGCGGATATTGCCGCCTACAGGAAAGTCCGCACCAATCTCGCCTCGGCCGGCATCAACTACAGCGAATTCGATACTGCGGGCATGATGCGGATGGCGCAACGCATAGCGGAGATGAACCACGGCTGGGGTCTTGACTTGGCTACCTGCGCCGAAGCGGAAAATTTCGAAAAGCTTGGAATCATGCACAACCGCTGCATCGACGGAGAGCTCATGCTTCGTCTTTTCCCTTCCGACAGTGAATTGCGGCGTTTCCTTAACCCCAGGCAGCGTCCTCTTATGCTGGGCATGTCCGATCTGGACTCGAAATGGCAGGATAAAATCAAGGACGCCGGACAGCGCAAGGAGTGTGGGTGCATCGTCAGCAAGGACATTGGTGCCTACAATACCTGCGCACACCTCTGCACTTACTGCTACGCCAACACATCTGAGCGGGTGGTGATGAAAAACCTCGCACGGCGGGCAGCAGACGAGGCGTGCATCGTGAGCGCATGA
- the cas2 gene encoding CRISPR-associated endonuclease Cas2, with product MYYLISYDITEDRFRTKAAKLLQGYGRRVQKSVFECPNLTERQLLKIQDELDRLIDHETDSVRFYRQCKGCLAQFELVGAGQEPEMAASGYY from the coding sequence ATGTACTACCTGATCAGCTATGATATCACCGAAGACCGTTTCCGTACCAAGGCGGCCAAACTGTTGCAGGGCTACGGACGGCGTGTACAGAAATCCGTCTTTGAATGCCCTAACCTGACCGAAAGGCAGCTTCTGAAAATTCAGGACGAGTTGGACCGCCTCATCGATCATGAAACGGATAGCGTTCGCTTCTACCGCCAATGCAAGGGATGTCTGGCGCAATTCGAACTGGTCGGAGCGGGCCAGGAACCGGAAATGGCAGCAAGCGGTTATTATTGA
- the cas1 gene encoding CRISPR-associated endonuclease Cas1: MERIYLLEPGTFLKKEGTNLALTRDGKVIDRVSLDGLKQLTLIGYTSLSGAVLRALVRNRIETVLLTPTGRFEGRLCVDEHKQVLRRKAQYLRLSDPVMQAAVAESIVKGKLRSQARLLLLRGQQFGEPTLLASGAAIRALEKGFPSGMTDLDFIRGVEGHGSRIYFSAFPDMLRNPDFTFPGRVKRPPTDPVNALLSFVYSVLTNEVLSAIQRVGLDPYLGSLHEVSYGRPSLACDLVEEWRAFIADRLVLGLLNRKSISPDNFVYRPSDQKVFADEEELKARRPVEMKPATMRALLKAYDAWMNTRVLDPADGKKTSYREILFAQARRFNSWIMGESEMYLPFAWDKVR, encoded by the coding sequence GTGGAACGAATATATCTGCTTGAACCGGGGACGTTCCTCAAAAAGGAAGGAACGAACCTGGCCCTGACGCGTGACGGAAAAGTCATCGACAGAGTATCTTTAGACGGACTCAAGCAGCTGACCCTCATCGGCTACACGTCCCTCAGCGGAGCCGTGCTGCGCGCGCTCGTTCGCAACAGGATCGAAACCGTCCTGCTCACACCGACCGGACGTTTCGAGGGCAGACTCTGTGTTGATGAACACAAACAGGTCCTCCGACGCAAGGCCCAATACCTCAGGTTGTCGGATCCGGTGATGCAGGCAGCCGTTGCCGAGAGCATTGTCAAAGGCAAACTGCGGAGCCAAGCCCGACTCCTGCTCCTTAGGGGGCAACAATTCGGGGAGCCCACACTTCTCGCTTCTGGAGCGGCCATCCGCGCGCTGGAGAAGGGCTTTCCCTCCGGCATGACCGATCTTGACTTCATACGCGGGGTCGAAGGACACGGAAGCCGTATCTATTTCAGCGCATTTCCAGACATGCTTCGCAACCCTGACTTCACCTTCCCTGGCAGGGTCAAACGTCCGCCGACGGACCCGGTTAATGCCCTGCTGTCCTTCGTGTATTCCGTACTGACGAACGAGGTACTTTCGGCCATCCAGCGCGTGGGTCTCGACCCCTATCTCGGCAGCCTCCATGAAGTGTCCTATGGCCGGCCTTCTCTGGCTTGCGATCTTGTGGAGGAATGGCGTGCATTTATTGCAGACCGCCTGGTTCTCGGCCTGCTGAACCGCAAGTCAATCTCGCCGGACAATTTTGTTTACCGTCCATCTGATCAAAAAGTCTTCGCTGATGAAGAGGAACTCAAAGCAAGGCGCCCGGTCGAAATGAAGCCCGCGACGATGCGAGCCTTGCTAAAAGCCTACGACGCATGGATGAATACGCGGGTCCTAGATCCTGCGGACGGCAAAAAAACTTCCTACAGGGAGATCCTCTTCGCTCAGGCAAGGCGCTTCAATTCCTGGATTATGGGCGAGAGCGAAATGTACCTGCCCTTCGCATGGGACAAGGTGCGCTGA
- a CDS encoding CRISPR-associated primase-polymerase type A1 has product MNAIPKQTQGAVQYDLLLDNLRQQVLTGHNPDKTTALLSRTELFEHLNPEQLLSWASCAQIAGNIAIAEKAFDHLHEHYPDSEEAWNEHRDYLQAMNDSVGLATLRAQCRVRAPQFLALFHTQPQGWEREAEIPDASFVTMNREKILISRFMEIFRGREDCFARQWVDKAEGKSGYMPVRRPMTEQDLREHLSGLRTFGIYLMQADGRVRIGVIDADLRKDLRQPSLPASQRDSVRRELAYILERIPALAGDMGLSCIVEFSGSKGYHFWFPFDDPVDPAKLRSILHNFSNSLAKDLPCFTLEVFPKQDHLSGKGLGNLVKLPLGIHRLSGKPSRFLPGDRGDAWRQLEKLEQATINSVAALSAAKAAPKATVVEHPSFKRWKNDYPELAAISAACPLLAGIFSLCREGRALSVREERVLFGVLGFLDRRGAVLHALLGNQAEYNRHLVDYRISRLRGTPLGCKKIHALLESSRDLCDFPPGAAYGHPLLFVDGWQSGRCGQSENVSNLQDALDQLRQSLELVGRFLPEPGKAMT; this is encoded by the coding sequence GTGAACGCGATCCCAAAACAAACCCAAGGAGCCGTCCAGTACGACCTTCTGCTAGACAATCTGCGTCAGCAGGTCCTCACCGGCCATAACCCCGACAAAACCACAGCCTTACTCTCCCGCACGGAACTGTTTGAGCATCTGAATCCCGAGCAACTCCTGTCCTGGGCCTCCTGCGCCCAGATCGCTGGAAACATCGCCATTGCCGAAAAGGCATTCGATCACCTCCACGAACATTATCCCGATTCCGAGGAAGCGTGGAACGAGCACAGGGACTACCTCCAGGCCATGAATGATAGCGTTGGGCTTGCCACCCTCCGCGCACAATGCAGGGTTCGAGCCCCGCAGTTTCTCGCCCTTTTCCATACGCAGCCCCAAGGCTGGGAACGCGAAGCGGAAATTCCGGACGCCTCCTTTGTGACCATGAACCGAGAAAAAATACTCATTTCGCGCTTCATGGAAATATTCCGAGGCCGCGAGGACTGCTTCGCCCGTCAGTGGGTCGACAAAGCGGAAGGTAAAAGCGGGTACATGCCGGTAAGGCGTCCCATGACGGAACAGGATCTGCGCGAGCACCTCTCGGGGCTCCGGACATTCGGCATATATCTCATGCAGGCCGATGGCCGGGTGCGGATAGGTGTCATAGATGCAGACCTGCGCAAAGATCTCCGCCAGCCATCTCTTCCTGCGTCCCAACGCGACTCCGTACGTCGGGAACTCGCTTATATTCTGGAACGAATTCCAGCCCTGGCGGGTGACATGGGGCTATCATGCATCGTCGAATTCAGCGGTTCCAAGGGCTACCATTTCTGGTTTCCCTTCGACGACCCGGTGGACCCTGCAAAGCTCAGGAGCATATTGCATAACTTTTCGAATTCGCTGGCAAAAGACCTGCCATGCTTCACTCTGGAGGTGTTTCCAAAGCAGGATCACTTGTCGGGCAAGGGTCTTGGGAATCTGGTCAAGCTGCCGCTCGGTATTCACCGCCTCTCCGGCAAACCTTCCCGCTTTCTGCCGGGGGATCGTGGAGATGCGTGGAGGCAGCTGGAAAAACTCGAGCAAGCGACTATAAACTCCGTGGCCGCTCTGTCCGCTGCGAAAGCCGCACCCAAGGCCACTGTCGTTGAGCACCCTTCATTCAAGCGATGGAAAAACGACTACCCCGAGTTGGCCGCCATCTCGGCAGCCTGCCCGCTTCTTGCGGGCATCTTCAGCCTGTGTCGAGAAGGCCGCGCCCTCTCCGTCCGAGAAGAGCGCGTTCTGTTCGGTGTCCTCGGATTTCTGGACAGGCGGGGAGCCGTTCTGCACGCCCTGCTCGGCAACCAGGCCGAATACAACCGGCACCTCGTTGACTACCGCATCTCGCGTCTGCGCGGCACCCCTCTGGGATGCAAAAAAATCCACGCGTTGCTCGAAAGCAGCCGCGATCTCTGTGATTTTCCTCCAGGGGCGGCTTACGGGCATCCGCTACTGTTTGTTGACGGCTGGCAAAGCGGCAGATGCGGACAGTCCGAAAACGTCTCCAACCTTCAGGATGCTCTCGACCAATTACGTCAAAGTCTGGAACTGGTCGGCCGTTTTCTGCCTGAGCCCGGCAAGGCCATGACATGA
- a CDS encoding tetratricopeptide repeat protein: MNSQAVRIISLPSAEKETPKPQAVPVSSTELQQQGALPIDLSPDAIGAVVDPFAALADSFGGAEQACKLRDRVLAEIGSLQAENRWQEILDLFYPIEDHEPSLITHGLDMEIRSSLGFVLGQLKRFDQALAELRICVQRDPENFRYRSSLGYTLMSSLQAANAKEIILPGQEKRTRLQEAHEHFRKAQSILPDRVTPFYREGRLFKDFDRKPEKALPLLAQAVRNWDEYPPETRLSRHQERKNAVKARYALASCMLQEGQVATALEHVRIVIEEDARTSYLKNEHKHFAEGKALHALGRFEEALKALDAAALFTNPTDGDYVHELSGRCHLAMGNAEQGLQAIERIPQKARRPYVRWTEADCLVALGRIEEARRILLACCERDRRGRHKGLTRLARIAYNQGNFADVAAFAEKAVAFHMEAYSTPCADGLFWQSVAALRSGQREKALGFERDLSAHRPRYPWLPKLRQALREGGCQ, from the coding sequence ATGAACAGCCAAGCCGTCCGCATCATCTCTCTGCCGTCCGCCGAAAAAGAAACACCGAAGCCCCAGGCCGTCCCGGTGTCGTCCACAGAACTCCAGCAGCAGGGAGCGCTGCCCATTGACCTGAGCCCGGACGCGATTGGGGCTGTTGTCGATCCCTTTGCAGCACTTGCAGACAGCTTTGGCGGTGCGGAACAGGCATGCAAGCTCCGTGACCGGGTCCTGGCAGAGATCGGTAGCCTTCAGGCCGAAAACCGCTGGCAGGAAATCCTGGATCTTTTCTACCCCATCGAAGATCACGAACCGTCCCTGATTACCCATGGCCTGGACATGGAGATCCGTTCCAGCCTGGGGTTCGTCCTCGGCCAGCTCAAGCGCTTCGACCAAGCCCTGGCCGAGTTGCGAATATGCGTCCAGCGCGACCCTGAAAATTTTCGCTACCGGTCGTCCCTCGGGTACACGCTCATGAGCAGTCTGCAGGCCGCAAACGCCAAGGAGATCATTCTTCCTGGCCAGGAAAAGAGAACCCGACTGCAGGAGGCCCACGAACATTTCCGCAAGGCCCAGTCCATCCTGCCCGACCGGGTCACGCCGTTCTATCGCGAAGGCAGACTCTTCAAGGACTTCGACAGAAAGCCCGAAAAAGCCCTGCCCCTGCTGGCCCAGGCCGTGCGCAACTGGGATGAATATCCCCCGGAGACGCGTCTGAGCCGCCACCAGGAACGCAAAAATGCCGTAAAGGCAAGATACGCCCTTGCCTCGTGCATGCTCCAGGAAGGACAAGTTGCGACTGCTCTCGAACATGTCAGGATCGTAATCGAAGAGGACGCCCGGACCTCCTACCTGAAAAACGAGCACAAGCATTTCGCAGAGGGCAAGGCCCTGCATGCACTTGGGCGCTTCGAAGAGGCACTGAAAGCTCTGGACGCTGCGGCGTTGTTCACCAACCCGACGGATGGAGACTATGTTCACGAACTGAGCGGACGCTGCCACTTGGCCATGGGCAATGCGGAGCAGGGACTGCAGGCTATTGAACGCATCCCCCAGAAGGCTCGTCGCCCCTACGTGCGTTGGACCGAAGCTGACTGCCTCGTCGCCCTTGGCCGCATCGAGGAAGCTCGACGCATCCTCCTGGCTTGTTGTGAGCGCGACCGGCGGGGACGCCACAAGGGTCTCACCCGTCTGGCCCGCATCGCCTACAACCAGGGAAACTTCGCCGACGTGGCCGCCTTTGCTGAAAAAGCCGTGGCGTTCCACATGGAAGCGTACTCCACCCCATGCGCCGACGGCCTTTTCTGGCAGTCCGTGGCCGCCCTGCGATCGGGACAAAGGGAAAAGGCCCTCGGCTTCGAACGCGACCTCTCCGCCCACCGTCCACGCTACCCATGGCTCCCCAAGCTTCGCCAGGCATTGCGCGAGGGGGGATGCCAGTGA
- a CDS encoding putative CRISPR-associated protein produces MIYLCTCGTSAAKEWPKEEFGRFSSEAILKCGGKDWAVCFLSELLGRFSMHDDGHLADHLSAEIHSLARMRVSAADTVVLFSSETLDGQVCAEAVARFLGANGLDAKVEIIPGLQVQDARKFSRFGVVAYLRKLLQYIDGHGNGQCVLNPTGGFKALVPYTVLLGMLRQVTCRYIFEFSSQLIDLPPLPVEFSKASLNAVRPVLERIERECAIPLQEFSAALSREQRLSLEVLFDMDATDVTLSAVGFLVLEELQKPSALIPYLSQEAMTGLRRLRARSDVNPLEYLERIARHPDKLSKDKHGNAESGIFWLKPGNTTDRYLVSVEDDWKLLVWEMHDHEGYEERSRVGGLGKALRNERFRRYAPFFRMEIQD; encoded by the coding sequence ATGATCTACCTTTGCACGTGTGGCACAAGCGCCGCCAAGGAATGGCCGAAAGAGGAATTCGGCAGGTTTTCGTCCGAAGCCATTCTGAAATGCGGCGGCAAGGATTGGGCCGTGTGCTTTCTCAGCGAACTTCTCGGGCGCTTCTCGATGCATGACGATGGGCACTTGGCCGATCACCTCTCGGCGGAAATCCACTCCCTTGCCCGCATGAGGGTAAGCGCTGCCGACACGGTTGTGCTCTTCTCCTCCGAAACGCTGGACGGACAGGTCTGCGCCGAAGCCGTAGCCCGCTTCCTTGGAGCCAACGGACTCGATGCCAAAGTGGAGATCATTCCCGGCCTGCAGGTTCAAGACGCCAGGAAATTCAGCAGATTCGGCGTTGTTGCCTATCTCAGAAAACTGCTCCAGTACATTGATGGCCACGGGAACGGACAGTGTGTACTCAACCCTACAGGCGGCTTCAAGGCGTTGGTCCCCTACACGGTATTGCTGGGTATGCTCCGGCAGGTAACCTGTAGATACATATTCGAATTCTCGTCCCAACTCATCGACCTGCCTCCGCTCCCGGTCGAATTCTCGAAGGCATCCCTAAACGCCGTCCGCCCGGTTCTGGAACGGATCGAACGTGAATGCGCCATCCCCCTTCAGGAATTTTCCGCAGCGTTATCCAGGGAACAACGGCTGTCCCTTGAAGTGCTGTTCGACATGGATGCTACCGACGTAACCCTTTCCGCTGTCGGGTTTCTGGTCCTCGAGGAACTGCAGAAACCGTCGGCCCTCATCCCGTACCTCTCGCAAGAAGCCATGACAGGCTTGCGCAGACTTCGAGCGCGGAGCGACGTCAATCCGCTGGAGTATCTCGAACGGATAGCCCGTCATCCTGACAAATTGTCGAAGGACAAACACGGAAACGCCGAATCCGGCATCTTCTGGCTCAAACCAGGCAACACCACGGACCGCTATCTCGTGTCCGTTGAGGACGACTGGAAGCTGCTCGTGTGGGAAATGCACGACCACGAGGGATACGAAGAGCGTTCCAGAGTGGGTGGCCTTGGCAAAGCCTTGCGCAATGAGCGATTTCGAAGGTATGCACCCTTTTTCCGGATGGAAATCCAAGACTAA
- a CDS encoding RAMP superfamily CRISPR-associated protein, with protein MNTIYKITAKINFPEGVAPGAGAVSNRQIVSKNGRDEFILRGTALAGALRSAYRNSVGTNKADRWFGSALDEFRENESFIQISDTVLDCKTVNERTHNMINRHTGVVAKGALFSLEATPPGASAFLSITLKSGAGSREEYIEFINDLARIFGAELLVGGNSNRGIGRMRVDGGLYLRAFDLDDIEAVAAWMDAEYEERKSGVRLQGDKVAVPEEASLLSVNLELGVPRGEDLLVGDGQDTDYALKPQKVYFADGSDHWRIPGSSLRGIVRSWMSRLAAREGMNIRDSYDQWSRQSQGDHKADDAGWGFVDPLDREDYQEDPSLLEDPILDLFGSMYKKGRLHITDSFSSANTADDDVQDRMHVAIDRFSGGANEGALFSNQVLVSGTLKFPVKISVANPTKTEAKLLAKTLRAIHLGILLIGSSKSGGRLEIKSITVTGKHGEELESLCKEIM; from the coding sequence ATGAATACAATCTACAAAATAACTGCAAAAATTAATTTTCCCGAAGGCGTGGCTCCCGGGGCAGGAGCCGTTTCCAATCGCCAAATTGTATCCAAGAACGGAAGAGACGAATTCATATTGCGGGGCACGGCCTTGGCGGGCGCATTGAGGAGTGCCTACAGAAACTCAGTAGGGACCAACAAGGCCGATCGCTGGTTTGGAAGCGCCCTTGACGAGTTCAGAGAAAACGAATCGTTCATCCAAATCTCCGATACCGTGCTCGATTGCAAAACGGTCAATGAGAGAACGCATAACATGATCAACCGCCACACTGGTGTAGTGGCCAAAGGAGCACTCTTCTCCCTGGAAGCAACCCCCCCAGGGGCTTCGGCTTTTCTTTCCATCACCTTGAAGAGCGGCGCAGGATCTCGTGAAGAGTACATTGAGTTTATCAATGATCTAGCCCGGATTTTCGGCGCCGAGCTTCTGGTCGGAGGTAACAGCAATCGCGGGATAGGACGCATGCGGGTCGATGGCGGCCTTTATCTGAGAGCATTTGACCTCGATGACATTGAGGCTGTTGCTGCATGGATGGACGCGGAATACGAAGAGCGAAAGTCTGGAGTACGTTTGCAGGGCGACAAGGTCGCTGTTCCCGAAGAAGCGTCACTTCTGAGCGTCAATCTGGAGTTGGGCGTCCCGCGTGGGGAAGATCTCCTGGTGGGGGATGGACAGGATACCGACTACGCCCTCAAGCCCCAGAAAGTCTATTTTGCTGACGGAAGCGATCATTGGCGCATACCGGGTTCATCCCTGCGTGGCATTGTCAGAAGCTGGATGAGTCGTCTGGCCGCCCGAGAGGGCATGAACATTCGTGACTCGTATGACCAGTGGAGCAGGCAATCTCAAGGCGACCATAAAGCCGACGATGCAGGATGGGGCTTTGTCGATCCATTGGACAGAGAGGACTACCAGGAAGATCCATCGCTTCTTGAGGACCCGATTCTGGATCTTTTTGGCAGTATGTACAAAAAGGGACGTCTACACATTACTGACTCCTTTTCTTCTGCCAATACAGCCGACGATGATGTTCAGGATAGAATGCACGTAGCCATCGATCGCTTTTCCGGCGGCGCAAATGAAGGCGCTCTATTCAGTAATCAGGTCCTTGTCAGCGGAACATTGAAATTCCCTGTAAAAATATCTGTCGCCAATCCAACAAAAACAGAAGCCAAGCTGCTGGCAAAAACATTGCGAGCCATTCATCTGGGCATTCTCTTGATCGGCTCCAGCAAGAGCGGGGGACGTCTGGAAATCAAGTCCATTACCGTAACCGGAAAACATGGCGAAGAGCTGGAATCTTTGTGCAAGGAGATCATGTAA